The following proteins are co-located in the Silene latifolia isolate original U9 population chromosome 1, ASM4854445v1, whole genome shotgun sequence genome:
- the LOC141613264 gene encoding calcium uniporter protein 5, mitochondrial-like, with protein sequence MWNSHFRRAITMAVRRPSFLRPPATARFLTTPGNDSDEKSPAAAERMSLGEVKKLMRLVNVESLKAKLVDEGKEVIGYGDLLKACENAGVARSVDEAVEYAKVLDEAGVVLLFRDKVYLHPEKVVELVTSSVPLALTPEDDPRREELKRLQERKEEIDRQAHKQVRLILWSGLGVTITQVGLFFRLTFWEFSWDVMEPIAFFTTASGLVIGYAYFMITSKDPSYQDLMKTLFLSRQRKLFKKYDFDLNRFKELTDKCKSPFDKKHINASLVLEDA encoded by the exons atgtggaACTCGCATTTTCGCCGGGCGATAACAATGGCGGTCCGCCGACCGTCATTTCTCCGACCGCCGGCGACGGCAAGGTTTTTGACGACGCCGGGGAATGACTCTGATGAGAAGTCGCCGGCGGCGGCGGAAAGGATGTCGTTGGGAGAGGTAAAGAAGTTGATGAGGTTAGTGAACGTGGAGTCGTTGAAGGCGAAACTTGTGGATGAAGGTAAGGAGGTGATTGGATATGGTGATTTGTTGAAAGCTTGTGAGAATGCTGGCGTTGCTAGGTCTGTTGACGAGGCGGTGGAGTATGCGAAGGTTCTTGATGAGGCTGGTGTTGTGTTGTTGTTTCGTGATAAAGTTTATCTTCATCCTGAGAAG GTGGTTGAACTGGTTACGAGTTCGGTCCCACTAGCATTGACACCTGAAGATGATCCCAGGAGGGAGGAATTGAAGAGACTGCAAGAGAGGAAGGAGGAGATTGACAGGCAGGCACATAAGCAGGTTCGTCTAATACTGTGGTCCGGTCTAGGGGTTACTATAACACAGGTTGGACTTTTCTTCCGACTTACTTTCTGGGAATTCTCATGGGATGTCATGGAACCTATCGCATTTTTCACGACAGCCTCAGGCTTAGTCATTGGTTATGCCTACTTTATGATTACCTCGAAAGACCCCAGTTATCAAGACTTGATGAAGACACTCTTCCTCTCGAGGCAGCGTAAGCTGTTCAAGAAGTATGATTTTGACTTAAATAGATTTAAGGAGCTGACAGATAAATGCAAGTCCCCTTTTGACAAGAAGCATATCAATGCTAGTTTGGTACTGGAAGATGCTTAA
- the LOC141588679 gene encoding amino acid transporter AVT1A-like, with amino-acid sequence MNENSEGVYMVDEDSMINEDLENAGEDHHPSSESDDDDEFVTNGVLTNPPSYSELWPRSYKDATDSLSIAASPGNFGLLRQAQSFTQSFTQSVAHMSFSHQEQDAKAPLLGTPDIFPSAHSLTPFDEGTTDKCSVTQTVFNGFNVFVGIGLLSVPSTIQEAGWASLVLFVLYAGLCYFTGYLLRRCFESDTKISSFPDLGEAAYGKLGRAFVSILFYIELYFCCVEFIMLEADNLAKLFPRASFQWGPIYLNPVHFLGIIATLIVLPTCYIRDLRKISFISACGVIGALCIATSLLVVGVVEDIGFHQTGPVVKWNGLPYALGVFGFCYSGHSVLPNLYDSMTDKKKFNKALTIIFLLSTTLYLFVAVMGFLMFGEDTDPQITLNLPVNSPASTVALVMTVISPLFKYSLLLNPLALSLEEFLPEGGANSYWFIPLRTTLVVSSVLVAFLVPFFGYVMAFAGSLMCLLASVVLPALFYVKIVKNISKLQITLCYLVAVIGLIVALVGTYSSVYNIIQQY; translated from the exons ATGAATGAAAATTCTGAAGGTGTGTACATGGTTGATGAAGATTCaatgataaatgaagaccttGAGAATGCTGGTGAAGATCATCATCCTTCAAgtgaaagtgatgatgatgatgaatttGTCACCAATGGAGTATTAACTAATCCACCATCTTATTCGGAACTTTGGCCTCGCAGTTACAA AGATGCAACGGACTCTTTGTCAATAGCAGCATCTCCAGGCAATTTCGGGCTTCTGAGACAAGCACAGAGTTTCACCCAGAGCTTTACTCAGAGTGTAGCACATATGAGTTTTAGCCACCAAGAACAAGATGCTAAAGCTCCTTTACTTGGTACTCCTGATATATTTCCAAGTGCGCACTCATTGACACCTTTCGATGAAGGGACCACTGATAAATGCAGTGTCACGCAAACTGTCTTCAACG GGTTCAATGTATTTGTCGGAATTGGACTTCTGTCTGTGCCTTCAACTATACAGGAAGCAGGCTGGGCAAGTTTAGTACTTTTTGTTCTATATGCAGGTCTCTGCTATTTCACTGGTTATCTTCTGAGGAGATGCTTCGAGTCCGATACAAAAATATCCAGTTTTCCTGATCTTGGAGAAGCTGCATACGGAAAATTAGGGCGCGCCTTTGTTTCT ATTCTGTTCTACATCGAGTTGTAT TTCTGTTGTGTGGAATTCATAATGTTGGAGGCTGATAATCTTGCAAAGCTATTCCCTAGGGCTTCCTTTCAATGGGGTCCTATTTATCTTAACCCGGTTCACTTTTTGGGAATAATTGCGACTCTTATAGTCTTGCCAACCTGCTATATCCGGGATCTTCGCAAAATCTCCTTCATTTCAG CTTGTGGAGTAATTGGAGCCCTCTGCATAGCAACGTCATTACTCGTAGTTGGTGTTGTTGAAGATATTGGATTTCATCAAACCGGCCCTGTAGTGAAGTGGAATGGCCTTCCTTACGCACTTGGAGTGTTTGGCTTTTGTTACTCGGGTCACTCCGTGCTTCCAAACTTATACGATTCAAtgacagacaagaagaaattcaACAAAGCATTGACGATCAT ATTTCTACTCTCTACCACACTGTACCTATTTGTGGctgtaatgggttttctcatgTTTGGTGAAGACACCGACCCTCAGATCACTCTCAATCTCCCCGTCAATTCTCCTGCTTCGACAGTTGCATTAGTCATGACA GTTATCAGCCCGTTGTTCAAATACTCCTTGTTACTGAATCCTTTGGCTCTGAGTCTAGAGGAGTTCCTGCCAGAAGGAGGAGCAAACAGTTACTGGTTCATACCTCTCAGAACTACCCTCGTTGTCTCGAGTGTTCTAGTCGCGTTCCTTGTACCCTTTTTCG GATACGTGATGGCCTTTGCTGGGTCACTGATGTGCTTGCTTGCG TCTGTTGTACTGCCAGCTCTATTTTACGTTAAAATCGTCAAAAACATCTCGAAATTACAG ATTACTCTCTGCTATTTAGTGGCAGTCATAGGTTTGATTGTGGCCTTGGTCGGAACATACTCCTCAGTCTACAACATTATCCAGCAGTACTAA